A part of Populus alba chromosome 8, ASM523922v2, whole genome shotgun sequence genomic DNA contains:
- the LOC118055389 gene encoding putative potassium transporter 12 isoform X6, producing MSAVSGLQGEISGFGTNAVVVVSIIILVGLFSIQQFGTGKVGFLFAPVLGLWFVSLGSIGIYNLVKHDISVIKALNPAYIYFFFKKNSGAAWSALGGCVLCITGAEAMFADLGHFSVEPIQIAFTCVVFPCLLLAYMGQASYLMKYPDSASRIFYDSVPESLFWPVFVIATLAAMIASQAMISATFSCVKQAMSLGCFPRLKIVHTSRKLMGQIYIPVINYFLMIMCIVVVSIFRRTTDIANAYGIAEVGVMIVSTTLVTLVMLLIWQTNFFLALCFPLVFGSVELVYLSAVLSKIKEGGWLPLVFATFFLCVMYTWNYGSVLKYQSEVREKISMDFMLELGSTLGTVRVPGIGLLYNELVQGIPSIFGQFLLSLPAIHSTIVFVCIKYVPVPVVPQEERFLFRRVCPKDYHIFQCVARYGYKDVRKVDHHVFEQLLVESLEKFLRREAQDLAMESNLNEHFDDSVSERSRDSGAAGGDGTEELRVPLMHDHRLEDPGTSIPEDTSSALPASVMSSDEDPGLEYELSALREAMDSGFTYLLAHGDVRAKKNSIFFKKLVINYFYAFLRNNCRAGAANMSVPHMNIMQVAMTYMV from the exons ATGTCGGCTGTGAGCGGTTTGCAAGGTGAAATATCCGGGTTTGGTACAA ATGCTGTGGTTGTTGTCTCAATCATAATCCTTGTGGGGCTGTTCAGCATACAGCAGTTTGGAACAGGGAAGGTGGGTTTCCTGTTTGCTCCAGTACTTGGTCTGTGGTTCGTTTCTCTGGGTTCCATTGGGATTTACAATCTAGTGAAGCATGATATCAGCGTCATCAAGGCACTCAATCcagcttatatatattttttcttcaaaaagaaCAGTGGTGCTGCTTGGTCAGCTCTTGGTGGTTGCGTTCTGTGCATTACAG GAGCTGAAGCCATGTTCGCTGACTTAGGGCATTTTTCCGTAGAACCCATACAG ATTGCCTTTACTTGTGTAGTGTTTCCCTGTCTTCTCCTGGCTTACATGGGTCAGGCTTCATATTTGATGAAATATCCTGATTCAGCAAGCAGAATATTCTACGATTCTGTTCCAG AGAGCCTGTTCTGGCCAGTCTTTGTCATTGCCACCCTCGCTGCCATGATTGCCAGCCAAGCAATGATATCTGCTACATTTTCGTGTGTTAAGCAAGCAATGTCTCTTGGATGCTTTCCAAGGCTGAAGATAGTTCACACCTCAAGGAAGCTGATGGGCCAAATTTATATCCCTGTaatcaattattttctaatgataATGTGCATTGTTGTGGTTTCAATCTTCCGAAGAACAACAGATATTGCCAATGCATATG GCATAGCTGAGGTTGGTGTGATGATTGTGAGCACCACGCTGGTGACACTTGTGATGCTTCTAATTTGGCAGACCAACTTTTTTCTGGCTTTGTGTTTCCCGTTAGTGTTTGGGTCTGTAGAGCTCGTTTACTTGTCTGCAGTTTTATCAAAAATCAAAGAGGGAGGTTGGCTTCCGCTTGTTTTTGCTACGTTCTTTCTATGTGTGATGTACACTTGGAATTATGGGAGCGTGTTGAAGTACCAGAGCGAGGTGAGAGAGAAGATTTCCATGGATTTTATGCTTGAGCTTGGCTCCACCCTTGGAACTGTAAGAGTTCCAGGAATCGGACTGCTGTACAATGAGCTTGTCCAAGGCATTCCCTCAATTTTTGGGCAGTTCCTGCTTAGCCTTCCAGCAATCCACTCCACTATAGTATTTGTTTGCATCAAGTATGTTCCTGTCCCAGTTGTCCCTCAAGAGGAAAGGTTTCTTTTCCGTAGAGTTTGTCCGAAGGACTACCATATATTCCAATGTGTTGCCCGATACGGTTACAAAGATGTCAGGAAGGTAGATCACCATGTGTTTGAGCAACTTTTAGTTGAAAGCCTTGAGAAGTTCTTGAGGAGAGAGGCTCAAGATCTTGCCATGGAGAGCAATTTGAACGAGCACTTTGATGATAGTGTTTCCGAGAGGTCAAGGGATTCTGGAGCTGCGGGTGGTGATGGGACAGAGGAACTTAGGGTTCCTTTAATGCATGATCATAGATTGGAAGACCCGGGAACTTCTATTCCCGAAGACACTTCATCAGCATTGCCCGCAAGTGTAATGTCCTCGGATGAAGACCCGGGTCTGGAGTATGAGCTTTCAGCTCTTCGAGAAGCAATGGATTCGGGATTTACTTATTTATTGGCTCACGGGGACGTTAGGGCAAAGAAAAACTCCATTTTCTTCAAGAAACTGGTTATTAACTACTTCTATGCGTTCTTGAGGAATAATTGTAGAGCTGGTGCTGCTAATATGAGTGTACCCCACATGAATATCATGCAAGTGGCGATGACATATATGGTCTAA